The sequence AAGCATATCGGATAAAGATAAAATCGGCGGCTGAGTCAAAGTTTCTGTCTGACAGTATTGCGCTAAACCTTCCATATAATTGGGATCTGCTCCCAAACCCAAACGCACTATACCATCGGGATTGTAGCTAAAGGCTCCCACACCACCATCAAGAATCAACTCAAATAATTGACGCATCAACCCCGGATAATCCTGTACGTCATCCGCTAAAACTGCTTGATAACGTTGTCTTAATCGGGAAAGATAATTGTTATCTGATAATAAATATTGGCTGTAAAGTTCCGTAATAATTCCATATGTTAAAAAACCCTTTTCCAAGCACCAGTTACGCCAATCTAATAATAACGAGCCAATAAATTCTGGCTCTAAATTAGTAAAATTATCTTGTTGGGATATTACTCTTGCCAAAACTTGAGGAACATCCTCGCATGGTGTTCCGCTCAAAGCTGCTAATTGCAGTAAGTCAAGGATACGGCGTACTAAACGAGACTCCCCCAGCCCGACACTACGCAAGGTTCCTTCATCCAATCGAGAACGCCAAAGCTTAGTTGCTAGTTCCTGCTCGGTTTCTGGACGCAATCTTACCGGAAATAATGCTTTTATTTTCAAAGATTCTATCAATAGAGGCCAAAATAAAACCACCTCATCTTGAAAAAAGCCCAAAGGAGTTTTCGCTTTAACCGGATATTTCCCCCAAGTCGCGGTAACAATTTTATCTGCTAATTCTCGGCGATTGTCTCCATTCGCAGCAAATACTAAAACTCCGAGTTCATTATGTTGGGAATAAAGACTTTTTGGTATGCTAGGGCTATTTTTTTGCTGCGGGTTATTAGTATAAAATCTTTCTTGATTCTGATTGCTATCGTCTACCCAAATACAAAATTGCTGCACCAAACGTTCTGTCTTACCACTACGACTAGGACCTACAATCCAAAGAGAATGATTTAGCACAAACCGGCTCCCAATGATTTTGTTAATATGTCTAACAGCGTTAACGTAAGTTTAACAACCACTAAAAAGCTAGATAATTACTTAAAGTGAATACAAATGAAAAACTTTGCCGTTAGCCAAAAAATTTACTCATATTTAGTAAAAGCTTACCAGTGGTACTTACGAACACAGGAACGTTCTTTGGATGAAGCTTATAAAGCAGCATTACAAATAAAAGCAATAGAAGATGAGCATTTTAACGGCAACAAAATAGATTTCAATTCTGCCGCTCATAGCAGTAGCGTCATAGATTATTTTACATCAGACCTGAAAAGACTTTTAAGAATTGTACGCATGAGATTGACGGAGTTTAAAGCTACTCGCTATTTACTCAGCGAATCAAATGTAAAACAAGCACAAAAGTTTGATGTTGAATATCCGAATTCGGAATTAATTTTAGAAAAGCTAAAAATAATTGATACGATAGTTGCTAAATATACTTTACCGTTTATAGAAGAGTCTTCCCCTCTACCCGAAACTGCTGAATTTCCCGAGACAACTTCTAATCAAGTTTCTAATATTATACCAAGAATTGAATCTGAAATAGTTCAAGCAAAAACGGCAGATGCAGCAAAAAATAAATCGCCAAACCAGCCAAAAGGTAAAGTCAACGCTACGGGAGTTTTACCTCGTTCTATTTTCAATACATTCAATCGCTTGCAAGTTGAATTAGATCCCAATGCAGAACAAGATATTGTGGATAAATTCCGCAAGTCTCAAAGAAGAACAATTATCTCTGTAAGATTTTTATTACTATTAGTCATAGTACCTATATTAAGTCATCAAGTATCAAAAGCACTTATAGTTAGCCCCATCGTCGAGCATTTTCGAGACAGCGAAGATTCTAAATTGTTTATTAATTATGAGATGGAAGAAGAAGCGCTATTAGAATTAGAAAGGTTTGAAGAGAAAATCAAGTTTCAAGCTTTAATTAATAGCCCTCCTTCTCTTTCTCCTCAAGAAATAGACGAAGAGATAGAAGAAGAAGTTAAAGAAAAAGCTTTTGAGATTGCAGAACAATATCGTGTCATGGGCGGCAATGCAATTAAAAATGTTTTTGCCGATATTATTTCTGTAATTGTATTTATTTGGTTTTTGATATTCAGCAAGCGAGAGATTGCTGTTTTAAAAGAATTTTTTGATTATGTAGTATATGGTTTGAGCGACAGCGCTAAGGCATTCATTATTATTCTATTTACCGATATATTTGTTGGATTCCACTCTCCCCACGGCTGGGAAGTAATTCTCGAAGGAGTATCGCGTCATTGGGGTTTGCCAGCAAATCATGAGTTCATTTTCTTATTTATTGCCACATTCCCCGTAATTCTAGATACTATCTTTAAATACTGGATTTTCCGCTATCTCAACCGTATTTCTCCTTCTGCCGTCGCAACTTATCGGAATATGAATGAATAATTTTTTGGGCATTGGGAATTGGGGATGGGGCATTGGGCATTGGGCATTGGGAATTGGGCATTGGGCATTGGGCATTGGGAATTGGGCATTGGGGAATTAATTATTGAATCAAGTCGGTTAGATTTCACATCTTGCGCCATTGTCGTTAAGCCCGAATACGCCCCTTGTAAGCCGGAGGCTTTCTAGCCCGCACGCTCTGCGTGAACGCAGAGAAATCAAAATCCGAGGCTAATATACAAAGTACGTTAAAACGCACTATAAAGCTTGCCCAGTCTGATTTATCTGACATCTTGCACCATTGTCGTGAAGCCCGAATACGCCCCTTGTAAGCCGGAGGCTTTCTAGCCCGCACGCTCTGCGTGAACGCAGAGAAATCAAAACCCGAGACTAATGTACAAAGTACGTTAAAACGCACTAAAAGTCTTGCTCAGTCTTCAAAAGAGCGACTTTGTATATTAGCCTGAGAATTTATTCTAAGGCGGTTGTTGATAATGACGCAAGATGTAAGATTTATCAGACTTTGTTTGTCAGCCTGGGAATTCATTCCAAGGCGCTTGTTGAGCTTGGGGTGCAAGATTGCCGTACACTGAATTATTGAATTTGACTCAACAGTTTTTCTGCTTCACCAATTTTCAGATTTTGGTTGTAGAGAGCAGCATCGGGTTCAAAAAGAACTCCTTTGTCGAGCTTACCTAAATCTTGAGGAGCAAAACCAATATCTTTAATAAGTTGCTTCACTGTTTCTTTTGCCTGCTCGTCATCGCTACAGACTTGCACGGCAATTCTTTCATCTCCTTCCAGAAAAGCTTTTTCGGCTAATACTTTGTAATAAATGGAATTAAATGCCTTGACGGTTTTAGCTCCTCGAAATTGATCGGCAACATAACCTGTAGCTGTTTGAGATTCATCGTCAATGACTTTCTGGGCAACATCACCATCTCTGTGAGGATAGGGATTACCTGCATCGATGAGAATTTTATTATCTAAACTGCCGATTTGTGTAGCTAAGTCAGGAACTTTACCAAAGGGAATAGCCAGCAAAATAACTTCCCCAAAACTCGCAGCTTCTTGAGGGGTACCTGTTCTTGCACCGACTTCATCTGCCATTGATTTTAATGTTTCGGGATTTCTAGAGCTAAACATCACCTCATGTCCTGAAGCAGCCCAATGTTTACCTAAATTTCCACCAATATTTCCCGAGCCAATAATACCGATTTTCATAATTTCACCTGTGGCACGTTGATACTTTTTGGAACAAATTTAATTGTTTTTTGCTAAATCATTTGAGAAGTTTAAATGTAAATTTTTAGTTATTTAATCTCATATAAGTTTGTTGAAAATCAATTATCTACGAGCAAATCATACCCCTACTTTTCTGTAGGAATCAATAAATGTTATACCTAAATTAATCTAGAAATTGAGCGACATAAATCTTTTTTTCAATTAAATTGCTAGTTTAAAGCTATATCTGTAGACTAATGAAATTGAACGTATTAGTCAAACAAATATCATAGATAATAGATATCGATGACATCGATTCCACCACCTTCCTCCGTGAATATAGATTACACAAACCTGCGAAAACTCGACCTCAATCTGCTGGTTGCCCTCGATGTTTTGATTGAAGAAGCTAGCGTCACCAAAGCTGCGGAAAAACTCAATATTAGTCAGTCTTCCATGAGCCATGCTCTCAAAAGACTGCGGACTGTTTTAGATGATGAAATTTTGATTAGAACCTCGCGAGATATGGAAGTAACGCCTTTAGCGAGGGAAATTAGCTATCGAGTGCATCAAATTTTGGCAGAAATTCAGTCAACTTTATTGGAGAAAGAAACTTTCGAGCCTGCCACCGCTCGGGAAGACTTTAGAATTGCCGCTAGCGATTACATTGAAACGACTCTAGGAGTAAGCTTGCTGCAACAGTTAACCAGCCAAGCGCCAAATATCCGCGTTCGTATTTGCAATTTAAATAAAGAGAAATCTTTGGATGCCTTAGATAATAACCAGATTGATTTGGTGATTGATGCCAATTTACCGCTCAAACGCTGGCATATCCGCGAAGATTTATACCATGAAGAATTTGTTTGCGTGGTTAAAAGCGATTGTCCGCTTACAGAATTATCCGTGGAAGAGTATGTAAGTAGGTCGCAAATTCTAGTATCAATGCGAGATGATTTTCAAGGCTCTGCGGACAAAATTCTCGAACAACAGCAGCTTCAGCGACAAGTAATCTGGTCAACTCCCCATTTCATGCCGATTCCGTTTCTTATTGCTAATTCTGATTGCGTTACTTTACTTCCCAATCGCGTTGCCCAAAACTGCGCCAAGACATTAGGTTTGAAACTTCTGCAACCACCTATTGAAGTTGAAGGGTTTACTGTTTCTATGGTATGGCATCAACGCAATACTAATCGTTTGTCGCATCAGTGGCTGCGTACTCAATTGCTTGAAGCAGCACGAGATATTTGAATTGCAATAAAACACATAAGCATCGCAGTAATTAAAATTACTTAACTGTTTATTGAGTATATTATTTTTGCCGAAAGGTGTTTTTTTAATCCTGGCAATTACTGCACACAATCTCATTGGAAAAAAGTATATCAAGATATTGCCATATTTATATCTTCTGACTCTGAGGTTAAGCAATTATAAAGAAATGTTTTCATGGATAACGAAATTATTTTACAAAAATCAATTAGCTGCTATATTCAACTATTAGGAGTGAATATAATTGGCGCATACATTAGCTTTGATAATGATGGGAGATTAAAACTATAAGATTAGTATGGCTGGAATTATATTATGTAATAATATATAGAATAGAAATCAGCGGTTATAGTAGTAGACCAAAATAAAATCTGATAAATATTTAACCTAATTAGAAAATTTATGCTCTGTTTGAAGAGAAAATTAAATAATTTAAAATAAAATCATATACAAATAAATTTTAAATCTTGTTAGACTCTACATTTAATGCTTGCAATTAATAATCAATTTGAGGATTATAAAGCTACAAAAGGTAACAAAAACAATAGCAGAAAGCTAGTGCAAGATATTCTTTACTAAATACATGAAGGCGACTTTAAATGCTTGGTGCAATTTTGACTGCAAACAGCTTGGAGCTAAATCTGGGTTTATCCATTAACTCCCTGTTAAATGAACTGTCTCCTCACTTATTAGCGGCAGATAGCGCTTCTGGAGGAGAAGAAAAAGCAACTATTGCCGCTTTAGTTGGTACTGCTGGAATTATTTTTATTTTTAGTGTCATTTTAGGGGAAATTTGTACCCGTCTAAAATTACCTACTGTTTTGGGCGATTTAGTCGCAGGAATGTTGCTGGGAGGTTCCGTATTAGGGCTTATAGTATTTTCCTCAGAAGGGGTAGAAGTAAATACTACTTTGCTTAGAGGCTTGGAAGTAATAACGGGTGCTTCTTCAGGAATTGTAGAACAAGCTTACCGATTCCAAATGAAAGACTTTCTCGACGAAAGTGCGAACATCGGACTTTTAACTTTGCTGTTTACCACGGGATTAGAATCTAACCTTAAAGAGTTGATTAGGGTAGGTACTCAAGCGGCAACTGTAGCAATTACGGGTGTATTCGTACCCTTTGTTCTGGGAACCTTTGTATTAATTAAATTATTTGGGATTGCAACTATCCCGGCTTTATTTGCTGGTGCGGCTTTGACAGCCACAAGTATCGGAATTACAGCCAAAGTATTACAAGATATTGGTAATCTCAAGTCAGACGAAGGGCAGATAATTCTAGGAGCGGCAATTTTAGACGATATTCTCGGGATTGTAGTCTTAGCAGTTGTGCTGAGTTTAGTGCAAACCGGAGAAATCGAAATTAGCAATATCATCTATTTACTTACTAGCGCTACATTATTTGTTCTAGGTGCGGTTTTTCTCAATAATATTTTCGGTTCTATGTTTGTGAAGGCGGTTAAGAAAATTAACAATCCTGCCGCTTTAATGCTCTTAGCGATTGTATTTCTTAATGCTTGCTCTTTACTGGCAACTGCCATTGGTTTAGAAGCAATTTTAGGAGCCTTTGCTGCGGGTTTAGTTCTAGGAGAAACAGAGTTTCAGGAAAAATTGCAGGGGCTGTTTGAACCGTTCATATTCGTTTACACAACGATATTTTTCGTCACAATCGGTGCAAAGGTTGATTTAAGCGTTCTCAATCCTACAGTTGCAGCCAATCATAAAGGTTTGATAATAGCTGCTTGTTTAATTGTTATTGCCATCCTTGGTAAAATCGTCGCAGGCTTTGCAGTCTTTACAAATAAACCCATCAATAAACTAGCAATAGGTACCGGTATGATTCCTAGAGGTGAGGTTGGATTGGTATTTGCTGGTTTGGGTGCCACAACTGGGGCTTTATCAAATTCCTTAGATGCAGCAATAATTATTATGGTGATTGTCACTACTTTAATTGCACCAATTATGCTTCGATTTGTATTTCCAAGTTCTACGACATCAGACAATTCCGAAGAATACGCAGAAAATTCCGAAACAGATTGCGTTCCAGTTTCCAAATTTAATTAATTATTCCCTCTAACCTTTAACCTTTAACCTTTAACCTCTAACCTCTAACCTCTTTATGACTTCTTCCTCTGAAACTCCAGGTTCTGTTGTAGATGATTCTCCAGTTTTAGAATCAGAAACGCCCAAAAACCGAAGCAAATGGTTATGGTTGTTAATGCTTCTAGGATTATTAGCTGGCGGCGGATTCATTTGGTACTTTTTTCTCCGCAATACTGCCGATTCAGCACCTCCTGCACCTCAAGCTGTAAATGTCACCCTCCAAGAGATAGAAACAGGGCAATTTGAAAATAGCTCTAATTATGTAGGTAACTTAACAGCAGAACAAAAAGTTACCTTAAGGGCGGAAATAGCCGGAAGGATAGTACAGATTTTGTCACGCTCCGGGCAAATTGTAAGAGCAGGTACCCCGATAATGCAGTTGCGTTTGGATCGTTCCAGAGCGCAGTTGAATGCAGCCACTGCGAATATCAACGTGCAAAGAGCATCTCGTGCGAATGCCGAAGCAGCATTGAGAACATCTCAAGCCCGTTTAAGAGAATCGCAAGAAAGAACAGCATCTGCTGCTGCTGAAGTGGAGCGTCAAAATGCAGAAGTGACGTTACAGCAAGCAGAATTTAAACGCACGCAAACCTTAGTCAGTCAAGGAGCGCAAGCGCGACAAGCATTAGATGTACAGAGACGCAACTTGAATACAGCAGTAGCGGCTCGTAATTCGGCAGTGAAAGATTATAATGCCACTCAAGCCACTGTTGCAGCGACTCAACAGGAGATAGAAGCAGCAAGAGCTAATTTAGATAGAGAAAATGCTGCATTAACTCAAGCCCAGGCTCAGGCTAGGGTAGAAGGCGAGAATTTAGAAGATACAAGAATATTAGCACCCGTAGCCGGAATGGTAGGAGATATCACTCTCAAAGTTGGTGACTATGTAAATACCGGGCAAGAATTAACTACCCTGACATCAAACAGAGCTTTAGAAGTGCGATTTTCCGTACCGGCGCAAAAAGCGACTCAACTTAGACAGGGGCTGCCGGTAGAGTTAACAGTTGACAAACAAGCACGTCAACCTTTAGCCAGGGGCAGAATTAGCTTTATTTCACCAGAAGCAAATCCCCAAACCCAAGCAATTACAGCCAAAGCCACCTTTCCCAATCCTAACGGTGTATTGCGTTCCGACCAATTTGTGCGAGTCAAAGTGATTTGGGATACAACTCCAGCGGTATTGGTTCCCACCGTTGCGGTATCTCGCGTAGGCAATCAAGCTTTTGTATTCGTTGCTGAAAATCAGAAAAATGAAGAGTCTGGGGAAATGCAGCTTGTAGCCAAGCAAAAGCCGGTTCAATTAGGAGCAATTCAAGGTAATAGCTATCGAGTTATCGAAGGATTACAACCAGGAGAAAAAATTGCCACTACAGGTATTTTGAATCTTTCCGATGGAGCGGCGATCGCACCCGAGGAAGCAGCGGAAGTTAAGGAAGCAGGGGAAGCAGGAAAAGCAGGGGGAGCACAAGAGTAATTAATTAGTTATCACAAAACTGCGGAATAAAAAAACCGCGTAGAGGCAATTACGGTTATTTAAATGGACTTGATGTAATCTAAAATCTAAAATCTAAAATCAATATGACTGACTTTCCACAATTAACTAACAGGGATTCTCCCCAACTATCTGAAATCCAAAAGCAATTAGATGAGTTAAAAGCTCAGGTAGCAGAATTACAAAGGCAAATCAATCAAAATAATCCTTCGCCAACACCGGAGTCAGCAACTAAAAATCAAAACAATAATTCCAACACAAATGTATCTGAGAAAATATCTCATATAGAAAATAGCCTGCAATTAGTCAGCGACATAGTACGCTACCAACCATTAAGAGATATGCTGGCTGCTAAAAAATGGGAAGAAGCAGATACAGAAACTATCCGTCTAATTGCCGATATCGCCGGACATAAAGATTTAGAAGACTTTCGCCCTGCTGAAGTACAGCATTTTCCCTGCGTTCAATTGCAGGTAATTGATAATTTGTGGCTAACTTATAGCGAGCAAAGATTTGGTTTTAGCATCCAGGCTCGTATTTATCAAGAAGTAGGAGGAAGCATAGAAACAACCATCGAGCAAGACAGCAAGATTATCGAGGAATGGGGAAAACGTTTGGGATGGAGAGAAAACAATCGTTGGAAAAAATGTGACGAACTCGATTGGAGTTTAAACGCTCCTGAAGGCAGTCATCCCGCTCGCTGGTGGAATTCCCCTTTCGGTTCCAAAATGACTAATTATTTTTTAGCTAGATTAATGAATTGCGAAATCTGAACGCGGATTAAATGGATGACGCTGATTTCACTGATTTTTGATTACTAATGATTGGTAATGGGTAATTGGTAATTAGGTAAATTATTTATTTAATTTTCTACCCCCTCTACCCCCTCTTCCCCCTCTAATCAACTCCTAACTCTAATTCCTAACTTTTGAGATGTTTGTAGAAAACTTCATCCGCAGACCAGTTTTAACGATTGTTTGCTCTATCATCATTCTTTTGGTGGGAGCGGTTAGTATTCCGACTTTGGCTGTGGAACAATATCCCGATGTAAGTCCGGTGCAGGTAGTTGTTTCTGCTAACTATATCGGCGCTAGTGCTGAAGTTGTTGAAGATACGGTTACTACTGTTCTGGAAAGACAGATTAACGGTATCAAAGGTATGAGATACATCAGTTCTACTAGTAGCGATGATGGTTCTAGCAGCATCACGGTTACTTTTGAGCAGGGTTACGACCTTGATATTGCAGCAGTTGATGTTTTGAATCGGGTATCGATTGCGGAAGCTCAGTTACCGCAAGCTGTACAAAGAACTGGTGTTAATGTATTTAAGCAGTCGAGCAGCGTTGTTGTGGGGATGTCCATCTTCAGTGAGGAAGAGGGTGTTTACGATGACAACTTTGTGAGTAACTATGCAGATTTATACGTAGTCGATAGCATTAAAAGAATTGATGGTGTAAGCGATATGCAGCCCTTTGGTGAGCGTCGCTATGCTATGCGGCTATGGCTTGACCCGAGTCTTTTAGCTAGTCGTGGTGTGACTGCTCAAGATGTGGTAGCTGCTTTACAAACCCAGAACGTACAGATAGGTGCTGGAAGAATCGGTCAACCACCAACTAATGACGGACAAAGGTATCAATTAACTATCCGTGCTGCCGGTCGTTTGCAAGATGTAACTCAGTTTGAGGAAATTGTTCTCAAGACTGGGGAGAATGGTAGCCTCGTTAAATTAAAAGATGTCGGTAGAGCGGAGTTGGGAGCGGAAAATTACGATACTTTTGCCAGGTATAGAGGTCAGGGAGCAATTGGTTATCGGGTATTGCAGACACCGGGAAGTAATGCTTTAGCTGCTGCGAAAGCTGTAAAAGCCAGGATGAAGGAGTTAGCAGAAGATTTCCCTCCTGGATTAAGTTATGCGATTCCTTACGACCCAACTTTGTTTGTGGAAGAATCGAGTAAGGAAGTTGTCAGTACTTTGATTCAAGCAATATTGTTGGTGGTTTTGGTACTGTTCTTGTTTCTACAAAACTGGCGAGCCACGATTGTTCCAGCAGTGGTGATTCCGGTTGCTTTGATTGGAACGTTTGCTTTTATTAAGGTATTTGATTTTTCGATTAATAGTTTGACTTTATTTGGTTTGACTTTAGCTACCGGGATGGTGGTTGATGATGCGATTGTGGTAGTTGAAGATATTGGGGGTAAGGTACAAGAACAAGGAATGCGTCCCCATTTAGCTGCGATTGAAGCAATGGGAGAACTTTCGGGAGCGGTAATTGCAACTTCTTTGGTGTTGTTAGCGGTGTTTATTCCCGTTGCGTTTTTTCCCGGTACTACGGGACAGCTTTATCAACAGTTTGCTTTAACTATCAGTTTTGCGGTTATTATTTCAACTTTTAATGCTTTGACATTAACTCCCGCTCTTTCATCATTATTATTGCGTCAGGGACAAGAACCTACGGGATGGTTGGCAAAAATATTTGCTGTGATAAATCGCGGCATTGATTTAATGCGATCGGGATATAGAAGTATTCTGGAAATTCTAACTAATTTTAAGTTAGTGGTTTTAGGAGTATTTGCATTTTTATTAGCAATCACCGTTTGGATGTATCAAACAGTTCCTACAGCGTTTCTTCCAGATGAAGACCAAGGTTATGTAATCAATTTGCTTCAAGGACCAGAAGGAACTTCTTTGGAATATACCGGGGAAGTTATGGAGCAAGTTGATAAACAATATCTTGATATTCCTGAAGTTAGGGGGACGTTTTCTTTAGGAGGATTTAGCTTTAGCGGTAGAGCAGCTAATTACGGTATTTCCTTCGTTCCCTTTGAACCTTGGGGAGATAGAAAAGACCCAGAGAAATCCGCTGCTAGTATTTTGAATCGAGTCAGGGGAGGTTTAGCAGGAATTTCTCAAGCGAGGGTAATTGCTTTTAATCCTCCAGCGATTCAAGGTTTGGGAAGTATTGGAGGCTTTGTATTTCAACTTCAAGATAAAGGGAATAATGATATTCAGACTTTTATTAAAGTCAAAGACGAATTAATTCAAAAAGCAAACGCAAGACCGGAATTGCAAGGTGTTTTTAGTACCTATTCCGCTAGCGCTCCGCAATTATTAATGGAAGTCAATCGGGATAGAGCTAATTCATTACAGGTACCCGTAGACCAAGTTTTATCAACCGTAGGTACTTTAATTGGTTCCAATTACGTCAATGATTTTAATGCTTTTGGCAGGACTTATCGGGTATACGTCCAAGCAGATAAAGAATTTCGTTCCAACCCCAAAAATATCAATCAATTCTACGTTCGTTCCCAACAAGGTACGATGATTCCCCTCGGTGACTTAATAGAAATAAAAAACCTTACCGGACCCCAAACAGTAAACCACTATAACTTATTCCCTTCCATTGAAATCAACGGTTCCCCAGCAGAAGGTTATAGTTCCGGACAAGCAATCGCAGCAATGGAGGAAATTGCAGAGGAAGTATTACCCCAAAACATGGACTTTGAATGGTCGGGAATTACTTTAGAAGAAATTCAATCCGGCGGACAAGCACCAATCATTTTTGGTTTAGGAATCTTATTTGTATTCCTAGTATTAGCAGCACAATACGAAAACTTTGTTGACCCAGTTATTATTCTCTTAGCAGTTCCCCTAGCAATATTAGGAGCATTACTAGCTCAATCAGTAAGAGGTTTACCCAACGACGTTTATTGTCAAGTTGGTTTGGTAATGTTGATTGGTTTGGCTAGTAAAAACGCAATCTTGATTGTAGAATTTGCCAACCAGTTACGAGAGCAGGGATTATCCATAACAAGAGCAGCAGTCCAAGCATCCGAACAACGGTTGCGACCAATTGTTATGACAGCGATTTCCACACTATTAGGAATCTTCCCCCTAGTAATTGCAACTGGAGCAGGTGCTGCTTCTCGGCAATCCTTAGGAACAGCAGTCTTTGGAGGAATGATTGTTTCAACGGTATTGAGTTTATTCGTCGTTCCCGTGCTTTACATCGTTATTTCCACACTTTTCTCTAACTTTAAAAATGACTGTCAAAGCTTGTCCCCAGAAAAGCAGCAAGCAAGGGAAGAAGAAAGAGAAACTGTTGGGGTAGGGAAGAGGTAATGGGTAATAGGTAACAGGTAATAGGTAATGGGGAACAAGTAGGTAAATATAGCGGTTTTCACTTGGATATAATACAAATTGACCTCACCTTACTAAGGAGAGGGATGTCCAGAGGACAGGGTGAGGTTTTAAATGTATTTGACTCAATTGAAAAGCGCTATATTTTTGTTTATCTACCTAAATACTCAAAAATTATTTCTAGTAGGGTGCTGTGACGGCTAAAATAGTTTATCAAGATTAATTAAATAATTATCATAATGCCGTCACGCACCAATTAATTGATAATAGTGCGTGACGGTAAATTCTTATTATTCATTCTTTGATGCTTTTATAAAAGTCTGGGAAAATCCGCTTATGGAAGATTTGGGATTGTTTTATCTCGGTTCGGAAGTGCTATCAGAAGTCAAAAATGGTAAAGTATTTGAAATTTGACCCTTTTATCAAGACACTGTAAAAACTGCCGAAGTAATTAATTCTTAATTGTTATAAGACTCGGATGATTCGTAACACTACAAGCCTAACTGTTACGTTTTTAATCATTTAAAGTGTTACAGCATTCTACAAGGGGAAGGCAGTCAGTTGCGACTATTACTATAGAGAAAAAATACCTTTTCTATTACCAATTACCTACATTTGGTAGATGCGAACAAGCGTCTTTAATTACTAAAATTAATAACGAAACCCATTATTAGGATACTGTATCTGATTCTGCTGTGAATATGGTGGATTAA comes from Rivularia sp. PCC 7116 and encodes:
- a CDS encoding efflux RND transporter permease subunit, translating into MFVENFIRRPVLTIVCSIIILLVGAVSIPTLAVEQYPDVSPVQVVVSANYIGASAEVVEDTVTTVLERQINGIKGMRYISSTSSDDGSSSITVTFEQGYDLDIAAVDVLNRVSIAEAQLPQAVQRTGVNVFKQSSSVVVGMSIFSEEEGVYDDNFVSNYADLYVVDSIKRIDGVSDMQPFGERRYAMRLWLDPSLLASRGVTAQDVVAALQTQNVQIGAGRIGQPPTNDGQRYQLTIRAAGRLQDVTQFEEIVLKTGENGSLVKLKDVGRAELGAENYDTFARYRGQGAIGYRVLQTPGSNALAAAKAVKARMKELAEDFPPGLSYAIPYDPTLFVEESSKEVVSTLIQAILLVVLVLFLFLQNWRATIVPAVVIPVALIGTFAFIKVFDFSINSLTLFGLTLATGMVVDDAIVVVEDIGGKVQEQGMRPHLAAIEAMGELSGAVIATSLVLLAVFIPVAFFPGTTGQLYQQFALTISFAVIISTFNALTLTPALSSLLLRQGQEPTGWLAKIFAVINRGIDLMRSGYRSILEILTNFKLVVLGVFAFLLAITVWMYQTVPTAFLPDEDQGYVINLLQGPEGTSLEYTGEVMEQVDKQYLDIPEVRGTFSLGGFSFSGRAANYGISFVPFEPWGDRKDPEKSAASILNRVRGGLAGISQARVIAFNPPAIQGLGSIGGFVFQLQDKGNNDIQTFIKVKDELIQKANARPELQGVFSTYSASAPQLLMEVNRDRANSLQVPVDQVLSTVGTLIGSNYVNDFNAFGRTYRVYVQADKEFRSNPKNINQFYVRSQQGTMIPLGDLIEIKNLTGPQTVNHYNLFPSIEINGSPAEGYSSGQAIAAMEEIAEEVLPQNMDFEWSGITLEEIQSGGQAPIIFGLGILFVFLVLAAQYENFVDPVIILLAVPLAILGALLAQSVRGLPNDVYCQVGLVMLIGLASKNAILIVEFANQLREQGLSITRAAVQASEQRLRPIVMTAISTLLGIFPLVIATGAGAASRQSLGTAVFGGMIVSTVLSLFVVPVLYIVISTLFSNFKNDCQSLSPEKQQAREEERETVGVGKR